A DNA window from Rossellomorea marisflavi contains the following coding sequences:
- a CDS encoding BrxA/BrxB family bacilliredoxin yields MDIDFNLLMNDVVRQARQEIEMAGYAQLTTEEDVDQALTAKGTTLVMVNSVCGCAGGIARPAAAHSIHYDKRPDRLVTVFAGQDKEATAKARSYFTGYPPSSPSFALLKDGQILKMVERHEIEGHDPMSVVSKLQSYFDEYCEEV; encoded by the coding sequence ATGGATATAGATTTTAATTTGCTTATGAATGATGTTGTCCGTCAAGCACGCCAGGAAATCGAGATGGCAGGCTATGCACAGCTGACAACGGAAGAGGATGTCGATCAGGCCCTCACGGCAAAAGGCACCACCCTCGTAATGGTGAACTCCGTTTGCGGTTGTGCGGGAGGGATTGCTCGTCCGGCTGCGGCCCATTCCATCCATTATGATAAACGCCCGGATCGTCTCGTTACGGTATTTGCCGGTCAGGATAAGGAAGCAACGGCCAAAGCACGCAGTTATTTTACAGGGTATCCGCCTTCCTCCCCGTCTTTTGCTCTGCTAAAGGATGGTCAGATCCTCAAGATGGTAGAGCGTCATGAGATCGAAGGACATGATCCGATGTCGGTCGTTTCGAAACTGCAGTCGTACTTTGACGAATATTGCGAAGAAGTATAA
- a CDS encoding amino acid ABC transporter permease, translating to MPLDFAQLTPSIPFILEGLKVTLKIVAIAAVLGFLFGILLALLKISRIKPLIILADLYTSIFRGTPLVLQLMIIFYGSPQLFGTQIEASVAAILAFSLNSAAYISEIIRAGINAVDKGQREAALALGVSYPRMMMDIILPQAIKNILPALVNEFITLTKESAIVTVIGAADVMRRSYMVGSDLYSFFEPLLFAGLIYYVLVIILTFIGKLIERRLKGND from the coding sequence ATGCCACTAGATTTCGCACAGCTCACACCTTCCATTCCCTTCATTCTTGAAGGGTTGAAGGTTACATTGAAAATCGTCGCCATTGCCGCGGTTCTTGGTTTCTTATTCGGGATCCTCCTGGCTCTATTAAAAATCAGCCGGATCAAACCGCTTATCATTCTGGCAGACTTATATACATCCATTTTTCGGGGGACGCCGCTTGTCCTCCAGCTCATGATCATCTTTTATGGGTCTCCGCAGCTGTTCGGGACCCAGATCGAGGCCTCCGTCGCTGCCATTCTGGCATTCTCCCTGAATTCAGCCGCCTACATTTCTGAAATCATCAGGGCTGGGATCAATGCAGTCGATAAGGGTCAGAGAGAAGCAGCCCTTGCACTGGGTGTTTCCTATCCGCGGATGATGATGGACATCATCCTGCCTCAGGCGATCAAGAACATCCTGCCTGCACTTGTGAATGAGTTCATCACCTTGACGAAGGAATCGGCCATTGTAACGGTGATCGGTGCAGCAGACGTCATGAGGCGTTCGTATATGGTGGGGAGCGATTTGTATTCCTTTTTCGAGCCTCTCCTGTTCGCAGGACTGATCTACTATGTCCTCGTCATCATCTTGACATTCATCGGGAAGCTTATTGAAAGGAGACTGAAAGGCAATGATTAA
- the meaB gene encoding methylmalonyl Co-A mutase-associated GTPase MeaB, translating to MTLPKKKFVKKQAAPIPIEEMKEGILQGNRASLARGITLIESSSPGHYAAGQQLLQELLSHTGHSLRIGITGVPGAGKSTFIEQFGEMLCEEGLKVAVLAIDPSSSVSGGSILGDKTRMELLSKNPLAFVRPSPTAGTLGGVHRRTNETLLLCEAAGYEVVLIETVGVGQSEVLVRQMVDFFMLLVITGAGDELQGMKKGIMELADAIVVNKADGENRALAEKTKKELNQILHFLTPATKGWTPGAHTCSALKKEGLSELWQLIRTFEQEMKKSLVFDSRREKQKEEWFHTMLKERVLTDFLFNEKIKETLPRMEERLKHSETTTTKAIEELLTLYKNGFR from the coding sequence ATGACACTCCCTAAAAAGAAGTTCGTCAAGAAACAGGCTGCACCGATTCCAATCGAGGAGATGAAAGAAGGCATCCTTCAGGGGAACCGGGCTTCCCTCGCCAGGGGCATCACCCTCATTGAGAGCAGTTCGCCCGGGCATTACGCCGCAGGTCAACAATTATTGCAAGAGCTGCTTAGCCATACAGGCCATTCATTACGGATCGGCATCACAGGTGTACCCGGAGCAGGGAAAAGCACCTTCATCGAGCAATTCGGAGAGATGCTGTGTGAGGAGGGGCTGAAGGTGGCAGTCCTTGCCATCGATCCGAGCTCATCTGTAAGCGGGGGGAGCATCCTCGGGGACAAGACCCGGATGGAGCTCCTCTCAAAAAATCCCCTTGCATTCGTCCGGCCATCCCCGACGGCCGGGACCCTTGGGGGCGTCCACCGCCGGACGAATGAAACGCTTCTTCTATGTGAAGCAGCCGGTTATGAAGTCGTCCTCATTGAAACCGTGGGTGTCGGACAAAGTGAAGTGCTTGTCCGGCAAATGGTGGACTTTTTCATGCTCCTCGTCATCACAGGAGCAGGTGATGAGCTTCAGGGGATGAAAAAGGGGATCATGGAACTGGCCGATGCCATCGTCGTGAACAAGGCAGACGGCGAGAATCGCGCCCTTGCAGAGAAAACGAAAAAAGAATTGAATCAGATCCTTCATTTCCTTACGCCAGCCACAAAGGGATGGACACCAGGCGCCCATACATGTTCCGCACTGAAAAAGGAGGGGCTGAGCGAACTATGGCAGCTCATCCGTACATTTGAACAAGAGATGAAAAAGTCCCTCGTCTTTGACAGCAGAAGGGAAAAGCAAAAAGAAGAATGGTTCCATACCATGCTGAAAGAGCGGGTCCTGACAGACTTCCTATTCAATGAGAAAATCAAAGAAACGCTCCCCCGGATGGAAGAGCGGCTGAAACATTCAGAGACCACGACGACAAAGGCGATTGAAGAACTATTGACCCTGTATAAGAACGGGTTCAGGTGA
- a CDS encoding methylmalonyl-CoA mutase family protein codes for MLREMKEQEFEARTVEEWKAAAESALKGKSIDSLRTETYEGITLKPLYTKDDLPSKLAATSQRRSPKVAPRIWRNNWEGLFKALEEALEKGQECISFRGDDLDPEGFPPFMEKILAKGKDIDAFYLTDRDFSLMNAWKTEKGGAFSGVFGWDPLSQGLFSGEDWDVPAWIRNLETIHDFAPALKPIIIDLAPYHRQGAHAVQELALALSEGVLFIDVLLKQGWTMDQIAGKIHIHFAVGSQFFMEVAKMRAFSSLWKTVIQTYGDDSTERGSMSAETSPLNKSRLDPYVNMLRSGGEAFASTLGGVDYIDVQPFDGSGGSVLGERMARNIPMIIGEESHLDKVIDPGAGSYYIEWLTEEVGRRAWKEFVRMQESGGVIPYIESGDLARDLEAVHAGRLNDLSSGKSTLIGTNAYANPEDTLSSVEDDLPGRLSLPYERLRVRAQRIAERGSKPIAGIIGLGDWKDFKARADFTKGFLAVGGIYTKESSPCHTKSEILRFIEETRYSYYVICGTDAEYDRFLPEASESIIAIDPGITLDIAGLRTAPGINGTIRKGMDALEKLDRLLSIWEEGMNDDEQA; via the coding sequence ATGCTGCGGGAAATGAAGGAGCAGGAATTTGAAGCACGTACCGTCGAGGAATGGAAGGCAGCCGCAGAATCGGCTTTGAAGGGGAAATCCATTGATTCCCTCCGCACAGAAACCTACGAAGGCATAACATTGAAGCCTTTATATACAAAAGATGATCTTCCTTCCAAGTTAGCGGCAACATCGCAGCGCAGGAGCCCAAAAGTGGCCCCGCGCATTTGGCGCAACAATTGGGAAGGGTTATTCAAAGCATTGGAAGAGGCGTTGGAGAAAGGACAGGAGTGCATTTCCTTCAGAGGGGATGACCTCGATCCCGAAGGCTTCCCTCCATTCATGGAGAAGATTCTTGCAAAGGGAAAAGATATCGATGCATTCTACCTCACCGATCGGGATTTTTCATTGATGAATGCGTGGAAGACAGAAAAAGGCGGAGCATTCTCGGGAGTGTTCGGTTGGGATCCCTTATCTCAAGGACTCTTTTCAGGGGAAGATTGGGATGTGCCAGCATGGATAAGGAATCTTGAAACCATCCATGATTTTGCACCTGCCTTAAAGCCCATCATAATAGATCTTGCACCGTATCATAGGCAAGGTGCCCATGCGGTGCAAGAACTTGCACTGGCTCTTTCCGAGGGGGTCCTCTTCATTGATGTTTTGCTGAAACAAGGGTGGACGATGGATCAAATTGCAGGGAAAATCCACATTCATTTCGCTGTAGGCAGTCAATTCTTCATGGAAGTGGCGAAGATGAGGGCATTCTCATCCCTTTGGAAGACCGTCATTCAAACATACGGGGATGATTCTACAGAACGGGGAAGCATGAGTGCCGAAACGTCGCCACTGAATAAATCCCGATTGGATCCTTACGTCAATATGCTCAGAAGCGGAGGAGAAGCATTTGCCTCCACGCTTGGAGGAGTCGACTATATCGATGTTCAACCGTTTGACGGGAGTGGCGGAAGTGTTCTCGGAGAACGGATGGCAAGAAATATCCCCATGATCATCGGGGAGGAATCCCATCTGGACAAAGTGATCGATCCGGGTGCCGGATCGTATTATATCGAATGGCTGACCGAGGAAGTCGGTCGGAGAGCATGGAAAGAGTTCGTGCGGATGCAAGAGTCTGGAGGGGTCATCCCTTATATCGAGAGCGGGGACCTTGCACGTGATCTTGAAGCGGTGCACGCCGGACGATTGAATGACCTTTCCTCAGGTAAAAGCACGCTGATCGGGACAAATGCATACGCTAATCCCGAGGACACGCTCTCATCCGTGGAGGACGATCTGCCCGGGCGCCTTTCCCTTCCATATGAACGTCTCCGGGTAAGGGCACAGCGGATTGCAGAGAGGGGATCAAAACCGATTGCCGGCATCATCGGTCTGGGGGATTGGAAGGATTTTAAGGCGAGAGCCGACTTTACAAAAGGATTCCTGGCCGTCGGGGGCATATACACGAAGGAAAGCAGTCCGTGCCATACAAAAAGTGAGATCCTGAGATTCATAGAGGAAACAAGGTATTCCTACTATGTTATCTGTGGAACGGACGCAGAGTACGACCGTTTCCTGCCTGAAGCGTCCGAATCGATCATCGCCATTGATCCAGGGATCACCCTGGACATCGCCGGGTTGAGAACCGCTCCTGGGATAAATGGCACGATCCGCAAGGGAATGGATGCCCTGGAGAAGCTGGACCGATTACTATCCATCTGGGAGGAGGGAATGAATGATGATGAACAAGCCTGA
- a CDS encoding transporter substrate-binding domain-containing protein: MKKILLSAAAVALTFSLAACGTNKDETTTGDPKKLVMGTSADYKPFEFVDTANSSKIVGYDIDVANMIADELGYEVEFKDMEFSGLITALKTKQVDFVMSAMSVKPERKKNVDFSDVYYTAEDMIISTKESGIKSEKDLDGKTVGVQLGSIQEDAAKSLAESMDVKVESRDRIPELIQDLQNGRFDALIIENTVAKGYLDKEDSLQGVTMPVDEEESGYAIAFPKESKLTKEFNAELKKLKDSGELDKLAEKWFDNEE, translated from the coding sequence ATGAAAAAGATACTACTATCTGCAGCGGCTGTCGCACTGACTTTCTCTTTGGCGGCGTGCGGGACGAACAAAGACGAGACCACAACGGGAGATCCGAAAAAACTCGTGATGGGGACTTCGGCAGATTATAAACCGTTTGAATTTGTTGATACGGCCAACAGCTCTAAAATCGTTGGATACGATATTGATGTAGCGAATATGATCGCAGACGAACTCGGCTATGAAGTAGAATTCAAGGACATGGAATTCAGCGGTCTGATCACCGCATTGAAGACGAAGCAGGTGGATTTCGTTATGTCTGCCATGAGCGTCAAACCGGAGCGTAAGAAAAACGTGGATTTCAGTGATGTGTATTATACTGCGGAAGACATGATCATTTCTACGAAAGAAAGTGGAATCAAATCAGAAAAAGACCTTGACGGGAAGACAGTGGGTGTTCAGTTGGGATCGATCCAGGAAGATGCTGCGAAGTCGCTTGCCGAGAGCATGGATGTAAAGGTCGAAAGCCGGGACCGGATTCCTGAGCTCATCCAGGATCTGCAAAATGGCCGTTTTGATGCTTTGATCATCGAGAATACGGTGGCCAAAGGATACCTAGATAAAGAAGACAGCCTGCAGGGTGTGACAATGCCTGTCGATGAGGAAGAGTCCGGATACGCCATCGCCTTCCCGAAAGAAAGTAAGCTTACGAAAGAGTTCAATGCTGAATTGAAAAAATTGAAAGACAGCGGGGAGCTCGATAAGCTCGCCGAAAAATGGTTCGACAACGAAGAATAA
- the scpA gene encoding methylmalonyl-CoA mutase, whose protein sequence is MMNKPDWSAIDPFASGNGEKGNEHDRSYTTNESIEVKSRYSERDLDGSEHLNDLPGIAPFTRGPYPTMYVSRPWTVRQYAGFSTAEESNAFYRRNLSMGQKGLSVAFDLATHRGYDSDHPRVLGDVGKAGVAIDSILDMKILFDGIPLDQMSVSMTMNGAVLPILAFYIVTAEEQGVSREKLSGTIQNDILKEYMVRNTYIYPPEMSMKIIADIFDYTATHMPKFNSISISGYHMQEAGAPADIELAYTLADGLDYVRTGLKAGIGIDSFAPRLSFFWAIGMNYFMEVAKMRAARRIWAKMMKTFEPANPKSLALRTHSQTSGWSLTEQDPFNNVTRTLLEAHAAAMGHTQSLHTNALDEAIALPTDFSARIARNTQLYLQEETGITKVIDPWAGSYYVESLTRELMERAWEHIEEIEELGGMTKAIETGLPKMRIEEAAARRQAMIDSGEEAIIGVNRYRLEQEDPIDTLDIDNTAVRLKQVERIRQLKETRDEGVVQKELHDLFETAASGNGNLLDRAVAAARARATLGEISDAVERACGRHKATIRSISGVYSSNFSNEQEIREVQEMAEEFLGNEGRRPRILIAKMGQDGHDRGAKVIATAFADLGFDVDIGPLFQTPEETALQAVENDVHVVGFSSLAAGHKTLLPELVKELKALGREDILVVIGGVIPAKDYEFLLTNGASAVFGPGTIIPVAAQKVIKEIYRVLGYEEVVE, encoded by the coding sequence ATGATGAACAAGCCTGATTGGTCTGCCATCGACCCGTTTGCTTCCGGGAACGGTGAAAAAGGGAACGAACATGATCGTTCTTATACAACAAACGAATCCATCGAGGTCAAGTCCCGCTATTCCGAACGTGACTTGGACGGCAGCGAGCATTTGAATGATCTCCCGGGGATTGCACCATTTACGAGAGGCCCCTATCCGACCATGTACGTATCCCGTCCGTGGACGGTGAGGCAGTATGCGGGATTCTCTACAGCCGAGGAAAGCAATGCCTTCTACAGAAGGAATCTGAGCATGGGGCAAAAAGGGCTGTCCGTCGCCTTCGACCTTGCCACCCACCGGGGATACGACTCCGATCACCCGAGGGTACTGGGGGATGTCGGAAAAGCGGGTGTGGCGATTGATTCGATCCTCGATATGAAGATCCTGTTTGACGGGATCCCCCTCGATCAGATGTCTGTGTCCATGACGATGAACGGGGCCGTGCTTCCGATTTTGGCTTTCTATATCGTCACAGCTGAAGAGCAGGGGGTAAGCAGGGAAAAGCTTTCCGGAACGATCCAGAATGATATTTTGAAAGAATATATGGTCAGGAATACGTATATCTATCCTCCCGAAATGTCGATGAAGATCATCGCGGATATTTTTGACTATACAGCCACCCATATGCCGAAGTTCAACAGCATCAGCATCTCGGGCTATCACATGCAGGAGGCGGGGGCACCGGCGGATATCGAGCTTGCCTACACCCTGGCAGATGGCCTTGACTACGTGCGCACGGGATTGAAAGCAGGGATCGGGATCGATTCATTCGCACCGAGGCTATCCTTCTTCTGGGCGATCGGAATGAACTACTTCATGGAAGTCGCGAAGATGAGGGCAGCCAGACGCATCTGGGCCAAGATGATGAAAACATTTGAACCGGCCAACCCAAAATCTCTCGCCCTTCGTACCCATTCCCAGACCTCCGGATGGAGTCTGACCGAGCAGGATCCGTTCAATAATGTCACACGGACCCTTCTCGAAGCCCATGCCGCCGCCATGGGGCATACGCAATCGCTCCATACGAATGCACTGGACGAAGCCATTGCACTGCCGACTGATTTCTCGGCGCGGATTGCCCGGAATACCCAGCTCTACCTCCAGGAGGAAACGGGAATCACCAAAGTCATCGATCCATGGGCAGGTTCCTATTATGTGGAATCCCTTACCCGTGAACTCATGGAGCGGGCATGGGAACATATCGAGGAGATCGAGGAACTGGGCGGCATGACCAAAGCCATTGAAACGGGCCTCCCGAAAATGAGGATCGAAGAAGCAGCTGCTCGGAGGCAGGCAATGATCGACTCTGGAGAAGAAGCCATCATCGGGGTCAACCGGTACAGACTCGAGCAAGAGGATCCGATCGATACCCTCGATATCGATAACACGGCGGTCAGGTTGAAACAGGTGGAGAGAATCCGACAGCTCAAAGAAACCCGCGATGAGGGAGTGGTTCAAAAGGAACTCCATGATCTCTTTGAAACAGCGGCTTCCGGGAATGGGAACCTCCTCGACCGTGCGGTGGCAGCTGCACGTGCAAGAGCGACCCTTGGAGAAATCTCGGATGCTGTGGAAAGGGCATGCGGACGGCATAAAGCGACGATCCGTAGCATCAGCGGGGTATACAGCTCCAATTTTTCCAACGAGCAGGAGATCCGCGAAGTGCAGGAGATGGCAGAGGAATTCCTTGGAAATGAAGGGAGGAGACCGCGTATCCTCATCGCGAAGATGGGGCAGGACGGACATGACAGGGGAGCCAAGGTCATTGCTACGGCGTTTGCCGATCTCGGATTCGACGTAGATATCGGTCCCCTTTTCCAGACCCCTGAAGAAACGGCGCTTCAGGCTGTGGAGAATGATGTGCATGTGGTCGGATTCAGCTCCCTCGCAGCCGGTCATAAAACCCTCCTTCCCGAGCTCGTGAAAGAGCTGAAGGCTCTTGGAAGGGAGGATATCCTGGTGGTGATCGGCGGAGTCATCCCGGCGAAGGATTATGAATTCCTTCTAACCAACGGGGCATCCGCTGTTTTCGGTCCGGGTACCATCATCCCTGTGGCCGCGCAAAAAGTAATCAAAGAGATCTACCGTGTTCTTGGATATGAGGAAGTGGTGGAGTGA